A stretch of DNA from Lotus japonicus ecotype B-129 chromosome 4, LjGifu_v1.2:
AAGTCTAACTGGTTTGAATCTTCTTGTTTGCTGATTAttgtgaaaatttaaaaatctcAAGGAAGTGAGACATCTTACTCCGTCTCCTGAAAACTTAACCTATGTTTATTTCTTCACTCCAACCAAACATAGTCTAAGTGTACATGTGTGTTGCCTTATTAGAGTGCTCCTTATGTAACTGGAGTCGTTTTAATTACAAAATGATGGAGGAAGGAGTTACGCAACAATATAAATGATATTTAGGACTAATCAACAAATCTTGCACTACGTTTATTATATGAGTGAAGGGTGGAGCCAATCACAGTTTGTGAGATAATAATGTCGGTTGGAGAACGGCAATCTCGACCATGAACTTGGCCGACTCAATGGACTATTCATAACGGTCTACAACTTCCAAGCCTTTGAGTCAAGAAACGAAAATGCCTTACAATCATGCCTAAAACTTGGCCAGTTAGCGTTCATCTCAACTGTAAAATACTATGATGACAAACCATAATGGATCAATTATAATTCTTCAGTTCTTGTATGCTAACGATCCATATAAATGTTGGCTGAAAGAAAGTGACCCGAAAAGACCTATTAGGATACAGAAAATCAAGAAGTATGATTGATGACATTAGTTTTGGTACCACCTTTTACATTTTCATATCATCATTTTTCGAGATTTTCCCGCATTTATAATTGCCGGATGTATAATTTATATTTGGCAGTCTTATGTGCAATGTGTAATTAGTTCTCAGAAACATAAATACACCTAGACTTAGGTAATGAGATAATATGTGAGGATAATACCAAAATTAGTGTCTGGACCGAGTACTCAAGAAGAACACACAAAGCAGCAGTGCTTTTAAGGTGGCTGGTAAGGAGAGACTCGGTTGATTAAGAGAGGACAAAGGAATCTCATCAATATTTTATGTGCTTGCTTGTATTTCACCGAACACAACATGGTCTTGATCCTTGGAGAGTAGTACAACACCGTTGGTGAAGCATTTATTATATATCTAGCTAGGACAAAGGATGTCATATTTGAATGTACTTGGGGTCCTTACCTATGAGGTCTTGCCTTTACCACACCAATATACCAATAGTGAGGACCAAATTTAGTTAGAAACGCTGAGAAACTAAACATCCATTGAATAGCACGTTCGGGAATATGTCCTGAAATCACGTTTAATGCTCAAATCAGAGTGTGTTTGGTTGCACGgaacttcagaatcaattatgattGAGTAAAACAGTTTATGGATGATAGTATATgtgtatgtttggaaatcctgcaattgattttgaagaattgaagtcaaaatcaattatggtgAAAAACTTATATGAGTAGCTTATCCATGCCAAAATTTATTCCAAGAAAAGAGAAGTTGGTTTAAACATGCAAATAGATGTTTGAGAGTTATTTTTGAGAATATTTAAATCATAAAATCCATTCTACTAAAAGCTAGAAAGAGTAGCTTATGCATAAAACGTAATCAATTCTGCGATTTTACAACTAAATTTCAACATTAACGCTGGAAATGAAAACcacattttttcattttatctcATGTATAAGTATAAGTGTATAACATATACAACTAGAATCAATTCTGTCCACAATCAATTCTCCTAATGCTGAACCAAATGCACTCAATTTCATATAGAAGCTCATGTGAGTAATTAATTTCTATGTGTAAGAATTGATTACAATAAAAAGCGAAATTGATCCATGTTATAATACTTCTATTAGATCATTAGTTAGCCACTTTGCCTGGTTCAACCATTTGAGAGATTCCTGGCTAATGACAGCATAAAAAATCTGAAGATTCAAGTAAACCTTTGACTACAAAAACAATACTCATTTCCTTTGGCTTAGCCTTTAGGTCATAATGAGTGTTGCAGTCATGGGGCCAACCACATGGACCAGTTAGCCTATCCTTCAATTCAGTTTTTCATCTATTGGCTAGTCTATCTCCATGTCCAGAATTTGACTCTTCCTAAAATAACCATGTTGAAAGAGACTGGTGAAGGTTTCTCATGAATCAAGACAGACATAGTACTTCAATATTTTGTCTCCAGTAAGGTGCACCAGAAAACAAAGTCTTGGAAGTAATATTTGGGCATACATAACAAAAGGCACCAGCCTTTGATGCATTGTTTGAAGTTACTAGTGTGGTCCCTATAGGACAAGATTCCCTTAATTATAGTTACACAGCCTTAGGTACTCTTGTTAGTAGATGCAACAACTCTCAAGTCTTCTGATTCAGTGAAGAAGTATCTGCACCTCCATATCAAGATACCCTCTTGTGACTAGTGTCTACGATGATCAAGAAGAATAGGCAAGATTTGCACATGGCTAATTTTTCAGTGATTGAACTATCTCCTCTTGTTATTTTCGTACAGTGGATGAGATAATAACCACATACATAGAAGCAATCTGAGTCCCTTTTTTCAAAGGCCACATGACATCCATCACTTTAACAACTTACATGTAACTTACGTATTTGGAAatccggaatcaattctagagaGAACTTGTGCGAGTGGTCTCTGAGTGACGGAATTGGTTTTGAGGAAAAAGAAGTAGATCCACACAGACTATTAGACATTGTCAAAACGTATTTTCACATTTAAGATGAAACTAAAGTCATATTGCCTTTTGATAGAAAGTAGGAACAGAAGAACTTAACAAATTAAAACTGTCAAAGCATAACTGCACTCTGCTTGTAAATTATTTGACAATCAGAGATGCAACCTTGATTGTGAAACAAAAAGGTGACACTATCTTATGTAACCTTGAACAAAATCAACTGCATATCATAACAAGGATCTTTAACCTGGTTAAACATCTCATCTTAAACTAATAACGTATTTGATCCTACGAGCAGGAAGCCTCGTATTCACTTCTAAAGAGAAGCTACATAGTTTATGGGGATACCGTGCTTTGAATTGTGTGTCCTCCGCCAATCCAAACACATTGTAAGTAGATTTGGAAACTCAAGCAGTTTTCCAAAGAGAAGTTATGCTGGGTGAAGAGGAATGCTATAGTAGCACTCACtttatcacttttttttcaACAATCCTCATAATGATTTGTTGAAACTCATGTGGATCCCACTAAATTGGAAGTGGAGACCATATTTTTAGTGGATCCTAAATGGATTTTAACCAATCAGTGAGAGAGTATTGAAAAGAGAGTTAAAGTGACTGAGTGTTACTAACATTTTTCCTGGGTGAAACTACTACAAGTAGCTTTAGTGTAGGAAGAAGTTATTCTATGAGGTTTAaatgtgtatccaaacatgttgTTAGAGAAATATAGAATTTGGTTGTTACCAGTAGTATCCTGCAGATACGGACATGCTAATACTTAATGTCCTATTACAGAATATGGTACTTGCAAGTGAGTTATGTACTAAAGATATGGTTTGGTTTTTGCCTGTGAGAGAATTTTGTGTTACCTGTTCAGAACCGCATACAATGAGGACCACCTTCTCTAGTTAATTATAGTGCTATGCTTGCAAAGATGGAGAGACAATATTATGATATGCATGATTATCTTCACCTGTTTGCTGTGTTTGGTAAGCTAAAGATGTAGGTGTAGTTTGCATCTTCATATAGGCTGGATTAATTGCTGAGAAGCACAAGATTAGAACTTTGAGGCTTTGAGCTAATAATGAAACTTTCAGAGCCAAGTTTTAGCATACTGTCACAACTTTGTTCTTGCAGGAAAGTTGATGCAAGATGCGTTCCTCATTCAATAACCAACTATCTCTGAAAAGCTACTGTTAGTTAAGTGTGTGTGTGCGTGCGCGCTTTGATTGCACAACTACATCTGTCTTAAAGAGACATAAATCAAACTAGCCAAAATAATTAACAATCAATGCACACAagcaaataaaaacaaatattcattgaatgaaaaaattatataaCAAGTGTTAGACATGGTAGAGAAGTCAGAGAATTATCTATTTGAGCACTAGGAGAGACTCACTTTCGAAAACTAGAAACTTTCTGACTATCAATAGAGATTTCATCTCTATTTCGTGTAATTTAACTTGAGATTGCAGATTGAAGAGAGGAAATCAAAAGTCAGAGAGAAATGACGAAATAGAAAAGATCGCTCTCATCCAGCCGTTGCTGCAGCATGGTTCGCCCATGGTTGAAAGATAGGATTGCAACCTTCAATAGGAAACAAAGGACAAATCCATTGTTACGCCCAAAAGTTTAACTTAGGGTTCGCATGGGAAGGCCACTACGAAAACTGCCGAACTCCCTTTGTGGCAATGATCGTCAATCGTCCGCCGGCTAAGCCACCAAATACAGCAAACAGAATGACATCGGCCAGCTCCACAGTAACATGTGGATGAAACACTTCCTCGAAAATTTCTTATTAATGAATTAGTAATTGAGAATGTTGATAATTATGCATTGAAGTTACTTTTAAATCTAGTATTCACCATTAAGCTTATTGATAATTATGCTTGGAATTACTTTTATTCCTATAAGATTAAGAATGTTGGTTTTGGTAAATTTCcccttttctttaaacttaCATTTATctcctttcattttctttccacaCGAAGATGCCCACATTTTTTCCAATATATGTGTGTGTTTCTAATGAAGTGTTGAAATCACCCATGACACTAATTTAACCCAACTCTAGTGTACCAATACGTttatttctgaatttttttactcATTTATCTAAACTTTATCAATTCACTTTGACACAAGATTTTTTTTCCATGTATTATTAAGTTATTTCGCTGTCGGCAATCATCAGATTAatcctcttaatttttttttcttaattcctCTTAAGACTTAAATACTTAGAGTTTAGTTAAATACctatatattttgaaaaattagatAACCTTTATTGCCGGGACGTGAATGCTACAACGGATTAGTTTGCGAAGAAGGGGTCCTCAAACTTCGCGGTGAGCTATAGGCTGTTGGAGGCTCCCTCCCCACAACTTAATGTTCTTTTGATGCAGGACAATTATTTGGTTTAGCTAGTTTcgtttttctattaattttctgatataacaaaaaaaaaaaaaagaaaattagataACATATTTTCTGACATTAGTTTATTGATTTGTTTTATTTGTAACCCCACTATCTCTACCATATAATCCCTAATTTTTGGTCCAACACCCTTAAATCTTAAtcatatctttttattttctattcttATCCCTAATTTTCAAAACGTAAATCTTTGTTGACTCCCAAGCCTTTTCTATACCGTCACACTCAGTCAGTCAAGACAGGAATATAAAAGTGAGAGAGAGACAGAGAATTGGGTCCCTATTCACTGATTCATCCACCAACACTTCCAAGCCATGGCGATTTCAGGTTCAGACTCTCACTCTCAGTCTCAGTCTCAGTCTCCATCCTCTGCTGCTGTCACCAAACCAGTCTCTCAGGTGCCTGTGGTGGTCGAGGTTGAGTCTGTCCAATGCGACTCATGCGGCTTCACTGAGGAATGCACCCCTGCATACATCTCCCTCCTCCGCCACCGATTCCATGGCCACTGGCTCTGCGGCCTCTGTGCCGAGGCTGTCAAGGACGAGGTCACGCGATCGCAGAAGCTGATCACCATGGAGGAAGCCGTGGAGCGCCACATCAGTTTCTGCAGGGAGTTCCGATCATCCTCATTGTCTCCCAAAACAGAGCACCCGATTTTTGTCATGGGAAGGATCCTTCGCCGGAGTTTGGACTCGCCGCGGCATCTCCGATCAAGCTCGAGTGGAGCGCTCAATGTTGGTAGGGTTCGTGGTTCGTCTCTGCTCCGATCAGAGAGTTGCTTCCCATCCATTGGTTAATGCAGGTCTTATGATTTTCTCTGTGTATGTGATGATGATAGATTGATAGGTGGTGAAATCTATAGCAAGAGGCTCTCTAACATTTGAATTTTCTGTTTTGATGATGCATGGATAGATGTGAATTGTTGATGATGACTTAACTGTTAGTTGTGTTGTTAATAGAGCTAAACTTGTAGATTTCTTATGAAACTCTGAATTATTGTTGTTCAATCTGTCTCATAATTTTGCCttatatgttgttgattgtATTGTGTTTTTGTCCCCTTTTGGTATTGGTATTATGGGGTTGCTGAACTGAGCAAACATGGTTTAAGGAAAGAAAGTTAAGACTGTGCTAACTATTGAATCAGAACAAAAAGACAGCGCAGACTTGCCATTATGATGGCTGGCTCAAGGCTCAAGCAAGCACCCCATAAAAGAAACAATTTTGCATTCTAGGACTATAGCTGTGGTGTGTGTGTTTGTGCATAAAAGAATATCAGAATCTTAAACCCTTTTCCAAATCAATCATGTCAGGTGAGGTTAGCTGGttgggtgtgtgtgtgtgtcaatTTTCAGATTCTCAAATTATCataaatggtttttttttcaaattaaaaagagGGATCGGTTCGCGCGGGAAATTTTAGGAAACAAGGTTGGCTGGTAAAATACCTGCCCGGTGGTGCCTACTACTCGTGTTGTTGAGTACTTTTGGTGTGCCTTTGCATTGAAGATTGTGTGCTCTATAATCGAGATGTGCCTAGGGTTTCTTGATTTGCTTATTCCTCTCTCATTAAAGCGCGGTAACCGTTacttgattcgggcgggattaTAGGGTTTTGATTGATTCCTTTTCGATTTGGAAAGACTTTAATGACATAGGAATATTTAGGTGAGATTCACGAAGATTCTGTGACAATGCTTGATTTTGTAACGGTACCGAAACTACGCAAAATTGAATCAATGTTTTAAATTGTTATGTTGTCGCAAACAAATGTCGGTTTATGCTGCCGCAATCGGGGATTTGTGCGGCCGCAATTGCAATTGGTTTATGCTGTCCCAATTGGGGATTTGTTGCGGCCGCAATTGCGATTTTGTGACGCAATTTAGAACTATGAATTCAATAACCATTGCATTTGCATATTGCAAGCAAGTTATGGACACAAGACGAAAGTGCTGAGAAATTTCCTTGAAACCAAAAGACCATCGGTTTTATTGGAAAAAAGTATCATATTTTCAGGATGCAGTTAGTATACCAGCCAAATTTTACAAGTTGGATCACAATAATAATCCACAGGAGCAAATTTGCTGATAGCATCTTTTTTAACTATGCTTTACATGCACTGAATTTCGTTCTTCCGTTACAAGACTTGTAGGATGAAAAGTTCAAAACCTTTACCATGATCCACTTGGGCTGATTAGGGTGTATCTTTATCCTGACACTCAATTTACCTTTTGTCGCCAAGTATACACATAGTGACATTAGCAAGGGAGGAAAatggaaaaaaggaaaatgattgtgaatTATCTGAACCCTCGAGATGAGTCTATGTGTCTTCTGCAAAATGTGCACAAAAATTGCAAACTGACAAAGAGAGTGTGTGTTTGTGGGGACGGTTTGCAAATAAATTACACATACAATCCATTCAGGTTATTTTTAATTGTAGGTATATGcccttttgtttttgttttcgtGTTTTTGTTGAAGACTAGGAACTGATTCATTCACTCTGCGGTTTTGTGTCAGCAATGTTTGATACATGTAAAATTTCATTCGTTTGCGTGTTTTGTTATAGAGTATGTTACCAAAATCATCAACTATTTTACTACATATGTTAAGGCGATTTAAAAATTAGAGAGTCAGTATCATGGATTGTAGGTCCTTACTACAACTTCTCTGCCAAATTTGGCACATTTTTATCAGATCTTGAGAAATACTGATAGAAAGCAATTTCCTACCAAGTACTAGTTAGAGAATTAATTGcagaaaaaatgaagaaacaaTAAAATTGGATAGCATTCCTCAACTCTCTAAGTACTTGTCTCATCCTTtcgaaaaaagaaaaaccttgCAATTTACGGTTATGGTTTCAACGCTTAAGCTAAGAAAAGTTGTACATGACATCATCTCACTACTTAGAAATATTCACCTCGTCATAAATTAACCTAAAAAGTGCTTTTTATAAAACTGAATAATTTGATTCTATGAAGCAAAGAAGCTAGCTTTGAAAAAGAGTTTCCCATGGTTCAAGCCACGATCATATGGATCCaaaacaaaatattatttatggGTACTACATGGCATGGTCTTGGAAGCAGCAGTAACCTAACCTTCAAGTAAAATAGGATAAAAGTGCTTCTATAGAAAGCATAGCTTTTATTTTCCATAT
This window harbors:
- the LOC130714236 gene encoding uncharacterized protein LOC130714236 gives rise to the protein MAISGSDSHSQSQSQSPSSAAVTKPVSQVPVVVEVESVQCDSCGFTEECTPAYISLLRHRFHGHWLCGLCAEAVKDEVTRSQKLITMEEAVERHISFCREFRSSSLSPKTEHPIFVMGRILRRSLDSPRHLRSSSSGALNVGRVRGSSLLRSESCFPSIG